A portion of the Bacteroides faecium genome contains these proteins:
- a CDS encoding 1-acyl-sn-glycerol-3-phosphate acyltransferase: MTQFFIGLYDYFERHKILFYLSLICCILFMGYFALQVKFEENITQFFPDTKDSQNTIKVFDNLKIKDKIIVMLSSADTCNAVEPDSLIEAAGQLQQALTEKAGGTLIKSIFAQVDQNLVSGATDFVYDHLPLFLTDTDYQRFDSLLTQKGIHAAMQKNYTNLLSPAGIALRSYILRDPLGLGSEALKHLQDFQLEANYEIYDEHIFSKDGSTLLMFITPVFSTGSTGKNDELVRILEEELRHVQSESPVIRAEYFGGPSVGVYNARQIKKDTILTSTIALLIIIVFISFVFKRKRSIPLIITPVLFGGLFALFLIFFIKGSISAIAVGAGSAVMGIALSYSIHMLAHQNHVSTVQQLIKEIAYPLTVGSFTTIGAFLGLIFTSSDLLRDFGLFASLALVGTTLFCLIYLPHFLKGQADVKQGRVLRIIEKINAYSFDKNKWLVGGIALVTVICLFTSQKVGFNNDMMSLNYEPQHLKQSEEKLLHLFDSHEKTVLFVSVGKDMVGATETYAATNRKLSTLKEQGLIKEYASASQFLISPQEQQKRLKKWEDYWTNEKKEQVREHLEASAAEYRFRPGSFDGFCQWLTQPFGEYHYSSQEDDLSGKLLNEWQTSADSITMLISQIRISETNKEAVYAHFNKDRDVVIFDRSYFANKWVSAINDDFYLILYLSSFLIFFALWFSYGRIELTLMSFLPMLVSWVIILGLMGILGIEFNIINIILSTFIFGIGDDFSIFIMDGLQNKYRTGQKVLNSHKTAIFFSAFTTVVGMGALVFAKHPALQSISLISILGMIAVVLVAYTIQPLIFRFFIAAPASKGLPPYTLIGLLRTVALFLLFFIGCILLRILIALLYLVPVRKSSKQHFVCRLIQITCKGILLLATAVKKEHINKSNERFDRPAIIIANHQSFIDILVLLSLSSKVLMMTNHWVWHSPFFGAIIRYADFYYIGEGYEQYIERMKKKVEEGYSIAVFPEGTRTYNGKMKRFHKGAFYLAETLQLDILPILLYGNDKIIAKAQPFNVRKGIIYTEILPRIPAGDPSFGATYQERTKRISTYMKQEYARICREKNTTDNPAFYEALIQNYIYKGPIVEWYIRIKVKMEGNYRLFNRLIPTQGQITDIGCGFGPLCYMLSLLSEDRDILGIDYDEDKIAVAQHGWLRGDRLQFRHGNALEYPLPESDVFILNDMLHYMSYEHQRSLLLKCAGRLRPQGMMIIRDGNSANTSKHRLTRFTELLSTRIFKFNRTIEELSFTTEAQLREIAATCGMNVETIPNDKYTSNTIYIFRKPDWHE; the protein is encoded by the coding sequence ATGACCCAGTTTTTTATCGGACTATATGATTATTTTGAAAGACACAAGATTCTGTTCTACCTGTCCCTCATCTGCTGTATCCTGTTCATGGGCTACTTTGCCCTGCAAGTGAAGTTTGAAGAGAACATCACACAGTTCTTCCCCGACACCAAAGATTCACAGAATACCATCAAGGTTTTTGATAATCTCAAGATTAAGGACAAAATCATCGTCATGCTCTCCTCTGCGGATACGTGTAATGCCGTAGAACCGGATTCCCTGATTGAAGCAGCCGGACAACTGCAACAAGCTCTGACCGAAAAAGCAGGCGGGACACTGATAAAAAGTATCTTCGCACAAGTAGACCAGAATCTCGTCAGCGGAGCCACCGACTTCGTTTACGACCATCTCCCACTCTTCCTGACAGACACGGATTACCAGCGGTTCGACTCCCTGCTGACGCAAAAGGGAATACACGCCGCCATGCAGAAGAATTACACCAACCTTCTTTCTCCTGCCGGCATTGCATTAAGAAGTTATATCCTCAGGGACCCGCTCGGACTTGGCAGTGAAGCCCTGAAGCACTTACAGGATTTCCAGTTGGAAGCCAACTACGAAATCTACGACGAACATATCTTCTCCAAAGACGGTTCTACCTTATTGATGTTCATCACTCCGGTATTCAGCACAGGAAGCACCGGTAAGAATGACGAACTCGTCAGAATACTGGAAGAAGAACTCCGGCACGTACAAAGTGAGTCTCCTGTGATTCGGGCGGAATATTTCGGCGGTCCTTCGGTAGGAGTCTACAATGCCCGGCAGATAAAAAAGGACACTATACTGACCTCTACTATCGCACTGCTCATCATCATTGTATTCATCTCATTCGTCTTCAAACGGAAGAGGTCGATACCTTTGATTATTACCCCTGTACTGTTTGGCGGACTGTTTGCCCTGTTCCTGATTTTCTTTATCAAAGGAAGCATCTCGGCTATTGCCGTAGGAGCCGGCTCGGCGGTGATGGGCATCGCACTCAGCTATTCCATCCATATGCTGGCGCATCAAAATCATGTATCCACAGTGCAACAACTGATTAAAGAAATCGCTTACCCGCTAACGGTAGGCAGTTTTACGACCATCGGGGCATTTCTGGGACTGATATTCACCAGTTCCGACCTGCTACGCGACTTCGGTCTGTTCGCTTCCCTGGCACTGGTAGGCACTACTCTTTTCTGCTTGATTTACCTGCCTCATTTCCTAAAGGGACAGGCAGATGTGAAGCAAGGACGTGTATTACGTATTATAGAGAAAATAAACGCTTATTCTTTCGACAAGAATAAATGGCTGGTCGGAGGTATCGCCCTTGTCACCGTCATCTGCCTGTTTACCTCACAGAAAGTAGGGTTCAACAACGATATGATGAGTCTCAACTACGAGCCTCAACATCTCAAACAATCGGAAGAGAAACTGCTGCACCTCTTCGACAGCCATGAAAAGACAGTTCTCTTTGTCAGTGTAGGCAAAGATATGGTCGGAGCTACTGAAACCTATGCAGCGACCAACCGGAAGCTATCCACCCTGAAAGAACAAGGGCTGATAAAAGAATACGCTTCCGCCTCACAGTTCCTTATTTCCCCGCAAGAACAGCAGAAACGCCTGAAGAAATGGGAAGATTACTGGACGAATGAGAAGAAGGAACAGGTTCGCGAACATCTGGAAGCATCCGCTGCCGAATACCGCTTCCGTCCCGGAAGTTTCGACGGTTTCTGCCAATGGCTTACCCAGCCTTTCGGCGAATACCATTACTCTTCCCAAGAGGACGATTTATCCGGCAAGCTATTGAATGAATGGCAGACATCGGCTGATTCCATAACGATGCTTATCAGTCAGATACGAATCAGCGAGACAAATAAAGAAGCGGTATATGCGCATTTCAACAAAGACCGGGATGTCGTCATCTTCGACCGTTCCTACTTTGCCAACAAATGGGTGTCCGCCATCAATGATGACTTCTACCTGATTCTGTATCTTTCTTCTTTCCTGATATTCTTTGCCTTGTGGTTCTCTTACGGGCGTATCGAACTTACGTTGATGAGTTTTCTCCCGATGCTGGTCAGTTGGGTGATTATCCTCGGGCTGATGGGAATCCTGGGGATTGAGTTCAATATCATCAATATCATCCTGTCAACCTTTATATTCGGTATCGGTGATGATTTCAGCATTTTCATCATGGACGGATTGCAAAACAAGTACCGCACAGGCCAGAAAGTGCTGAACTCGCACAAAACAGCTATCTTCTTCTCTGCCTTCACTACGGTGGTCGGAATGGGGGCGCTCGTTTTCGCCAAGCATCCGGCCTTGCAATCTATTTCACTGATTTCCATACTTGGAATGATAGCAGTGGTGTTGGTAGCCTATACCATCCAGCCGCTTATCTTCCGGTTCTTCATTGCAGCCCCGGCATCCAAAGGGTTACCGCCTTATACGCTTATCGGACTGCTACGGACTGTCGCGCTCTTTCTGCTCTTCTTTATCGGATGTATCCTTCTCCGGATATTGATAGCCTTGCTCTATCTGGTTCCCGTACGCAAGAGCAGCAAGCAGCATTTCGTCTGCCGCCTGATACAGATTACCTGCAAAGGGATTCTATTATTGGCTACCGCCGTCAAAAAGGAACATATCAACAAATCCAACGAACGGTTTGACCGTCCGGCCATTATCATAGCCAACCACCAGTCGTTTATTGATATTCTCGTGTTGTTGTCTCTTTCGTCCAAAGTCCTGATGATGACCAATCACTGGGTATGGCACTCCCCTTTCTTCGGAGCCATCATCCGCTATGCCGATTTCTATTATATAGGTGAAGGATACGAACAATATATAGAACGGATGAAGAAAAAGGTGGAAGAGGGCTATTCCATTGCGGTCTTCCCCGAAGGCACACGTACCTATAACGGAAAGATGAAGCGTTTCCACAAAGGAGCGTTTTATCTGGCGGAAACGCTGCAACTGGATATTCTCCCGATTCTGCTATACGGCAACGACAAGATTATTGCCAAAGCGCAGCCTTTCAATGTCCGCAAAGGAATCATCTACACAGAGATACTTCCGCGCATACCCGCAGGTGACCCGTCTTTCGGAGCTACCTATCAGGAACGTACCAAACGCATATCCACCTATATGAAACAGGAGTATGCGCGTATCTGCCGGGAAAAGAATACGACAGACAACCCCGCTTTTTATGAAGCGCTTATCCAGAACTATATCTACAAAGGCCCTATCGTGGAATGGTATATACGCATCAAGGTGAAGATGGAAGGAAATTACCGGTTGTTCAACCGGCTGATTCCCACTCAGGGACAAATCACGGACATAGGCTGCGGATTCGGTCCGTTATGCTATATGCTGTCCCTGCTGTCCGAAGACCGGGATATTCTGGGCATCGACTATGACGAGGACAAGATAGCCGTAGCACAACACGGATGGTTGCGCGGCGACCGTCTTCAGTTCAGGCACGGCAACGCACTTGAATATCCGTTGCCGGAAAGCGACGTGTTTATCCTGAATGATATGCTGCACTATATGAGTTATGAACATCAACGGTCATTGCTGTTGAAATGTGCCGGCCGGCTGCGCCCGCAAGGAATGATGATTATACGTGACGGAAACTCCGCCAACACTTCCAAGCACCGCCTGAC
- a CDS encoding DUF2062 domain-containing protein — MKEPQSTAYWHEKLKQLGIIVIIPSYNNGKTLADVIESVRSYAPDILVVNDGSTDETAGILSRKANLQVITHPANRGKGVALKHGLCHAKAQGFRYAITIDSDGQHFASDIPSFIEAIEKEPDTLLVGSRNLASDNMPGKNTFANKFSNFWFTLETGIKLQDTQSGYRLYPLQQMNVDKWYYTAKYEFELEALVFAAWGDIAVKNIPVHVYYPPQEERVSHFRPFRDFTRISILNTVLVFITFLWIIPRNFFRKLTWKNCKRFFSEHVTHSPESNLRITAAITLGVFMGIVPVWGYQMLITLFLAHLLRLNKVIAIVAANISIPPMIPFLLYGSYATGCKVLGEPVNLHLNELSFANVKSVIEQYLIGSIIFAVVCSLVAGVISFALLTTCRRKKI, encoded by the coding sequence ATGAAGGAGCCGCAAAGTACAGCCTACTGGCACGAGAAGTTGAAACAATTGGGGATTATCGTTATCATCCCAAGTTACAACAACGGCAAGACATTGGCGGATGTCATAGAGAGTGTACGCTCCTATGCACCGGACATTCTCGTCGTCAATGACGGTTCGACGGACGAAACAGCCGGGATACTCAGCCGGAAAGCCAACCTACAAGTTATCACCCACCCCGCCAACCGGGGAAAAGGGGTAGCCTTGAAACATGGACTCTGCCACGCAAAGGCACAAGGCTTCCGCTATGCCATCACCATTGATTCGGACGGGCAGCACTTCGCTTCGGATATCCCTTCGTTCATCGAAGCTATCGAAAAGGAACCGGATACCCTGCTGGTAGGTTCGCGCAACCTTGCTTCGGACAATATGCCGGGAAAGAATACATTTGCCAATAAATTCTCCAACTTCTGGTTCACCCTCGAAACAGGAATCAAGCTGCAGGACACACAATCCGGTTACCGCCTGTATCCATTGCAACAGATGAATGTCGACAAATGGTACTATACCGCCAAGTATGAATTTGAACTGGAAGCCCTCGTATTTGCAGCATGGGGAGACATCGCAGTCAAAAACATACCGGTACATGTCTATTATCCACCACAAGAAGAGCGGGTTTCGCATTTCCGCCCGTTCAGGGATTTCACCCGTATCAGCATCCTGAATACGGTACTGGTATTTATCACCTTCTTGTGGATTATCCCCCGCAACTTTTTCCGCAAACTGACCTGGAAGAACTGCAAGCGTTTTTTCTCCGAACATGTCACCCATTCGCCGGAATCCAACCTGCGAATCACGGCAGCCATCACACTCGGAGTATTCATGGGCATCGTTCCGGTATGGGGATACCAAATGCTGATAACCCTGTTTCTGGCACATCTGCTCCGGCTGAACAAAGTCATCGCTATTGTAGCGGCCAACATCAGTATCCCCCCGATGATTCCGTTTTTGCTGTACGGAAGTTACGCAACCGGATGCAAAGTGCTGGGCGAACCCGTCAACCTGCACTTAAATGAGCTCTCTTTCGCAAATGTAAAATCAGTCATAGAGCAATATTTGATAGGAAGTATTATCTTTGCAGTCGTTTGCAGCCTGGTAGCGGGAGTCATTTCGTTCGCCCTGCTCACGACTTGTAGGAGAAAAAAGATATGA
- a CDS encoding 3-hydroxylacyl-ACP dehydratase translates to MLLDNFYTLLSSESPDSITWTIQVKLNPEHAIYQGHFPEHPVVPGVCLLQLIKECTEGIHRQKLQYTQVSSCKFLSVVNPVKTPCLSVMLTLKDMEEGKLQLQAEGTVKVEGTAEAEETAENECFIKLKAVLTSTKA, encoded by the coding sequence ATGCTACTTGATAACTTCTATACGCTTCTCTCTTCCGAATCACCGGACTCAATCACCTGGACTATCCAGGTAAAACTGAATCCGGAGCACGCTATTTATCAGGGACACTTTCCGGAACATCCGGTAGTCCCCGGAGTCTGTCTGCTGCAACTTATCAAAGAATGTACTGAAGGTATCCACCGGCAAAAGTTGCAATATACGCAAGTGTCTTCATGCAAGTTCCTGTCAGTCGTCAATCCTGTAAAGACACCGTGTCTGTCAGTAATGCTGACCCTCAAAGATATGGAAGAAGGCAAACTTCAGTTGCAGGCGGAAGGGACTGTAAAAGTGGAAGGAACCGCAGAAGCAGAAGAAACCGCAGAAAACGAATGTTTTATCAAGCTGAAAGCCGTACTTACCTCAACGAAAGCATGA
- a CDS encoding LolA family protein: MRTLVTYTLLIFLSVSSAHAQGMKKLTQLQDFEKRLAEEAQTVQSIESDFTQVKYLDIFDEKVTSKGKFYYQKSNKICMEYFRPMDYLIVINGSKLKIVSDGKKNIMNLSANKMMGQMQDMLTACMIGDLSKMSSNYQLAYFEDAQFYLVKIKPVNKAVQAYITGIEIYLDKKDMSVHKLRLSETVTNYTEYEFYNKKFNSLKNETKFAIR, translated from the coding sequence ATGAGAACTTTAGTTACATATACATTACTTATCTTTCTGTCCGTTAGCTCTGCCCATGCGCAAGGCATGAAGAAGTTGACGCAACTTCAGGATTTTGAGAAACGCCTGGCAGAAGAAGCACAGACCGTACAATCTATCGAAAGTGATTTCACGCAAGTGAAATACCTCGACATATTCGACGAAAAAGTTACTTCCAAAGGGAAGTTCTACTACCAGAAGAGCAATAAAATCTGCATGGAATATTTCCGCCCGATGGACTATCTCATCGTGATAAACGGCAGTAAGCTCAAAATCGTTTCGGACGGTAAGAAAAACATTATGAACCTGAGCGCCAACAAGATGATGGGGCAGATGCAGGATATGCTGACTGCCTGCATGATAGGCGACCTCTCCAAAATGTCGTCCAACTACCAACTGGCATACTTTGAAGATGCACAATTCTATCTGGTCAAGATAAAACCGGTCAATAAAGCCGTACAAGCCTATATCACCGGGATAGAAATCTACCTCGACAAGAAAGATATGTCGGTACACAAACTCCGCCTGTCCGAAACAGTCACGAATTATACCGAATACGAATTCTATAACAAAAAATTCAACTCCCTGAAGAATGAGACGAAGTTTGCGATTCGTTAG
- a CDS encoding polysaccharide deacetylase family protein: MIITCIVLGSLLILSFLVYASYSIRSGIYLRSFCRKRTGEKVVALTFDDGPDPIQTPKVLQILKEQQATACFFCIGHKVKGNEKLLQQMVAEGHLIGNHSFTHSGLFPLYGLSRMKKDLQTCQSELERVTSQPVTLFRPPFGVTNPTIAKAVRQLGYTSIGWNIRTLDTQQPAPDKVLDRIRKGLKPGSIILLHDRMPDSGQLVKQILDLLKEQGYTVVRLDELLA; the protein is encoded by the coding sequence ATGATTATCACCTGTATCGTACTTGGTTCATTGTTGATACTGTCTTTTCTCGTCTATGCTTCTTATAGCATCCGGTCGGGGATTTATCTCCGCTCGTTTTGCAGAAAGCGTACTGGAGAAAAGGTAGTAGCCTTGACTTTTGACGACGGTCCCGACCCGATACAGACTCCGAAAGTACTGCAAATACTGAAAGAACAGCAAGCAACAGCCTGTTTCTTCTGTATCGGACACAAGGTAAAAGGAAATGAAAAACTATTGCAGCAAATGGTAGCGGAAGGACATCTGATTGGAAATCATTCATTTACCCATTCCGGTTTATTCCCGCTATACGGACTCTCCAGGATGAAAAAAGACCTGCAAACTTGTCAGTCTGAACTAGAACGAGTAACTTCGCAGCCGGTAACTTTGTTTCGTCCGCCATTCGGAGTCACCAATCCGACGATTGCGAAAGCCGTCCGGCAATTGGGTTACACCTCTATAGGATGGAACATCCGTACACTGGATACACAACAGCCGGCACCGGACAAAGTACTCGACAGAATCCGGAAAGGTCTTAAACCAGGCTCTATTATCTTGTTGCACGACCGGATGCCGGACAGCGGGCAACTGGTGAAGCAGATACTGGATTTACTGAAAGAACAGGGATATACCGTTGTCCGGCTGGACGAACTATTGGCATAA
- a CDS encoding beta-ketoacyl synthase chain length factor: MQPVYIQRIASIHPQGKRDDSRPYLQACEPDYKNIITNPTLRRRMSRIVKMGVACGLECIGGLPPEEIQGIITATGLGCLVDTEKFLNTLIDNEERMLNPTPFIQSTFNTIGAQIALIRGIHAYNMTYVHRGLSFESALLDAMMKIWEGSGHILVGAMDEMTDTSHAIQQRLGILKGIEAGEGAQFFLLSREAGEHPLAEIKGIETFAGQQTTEEIQNRIMRFLQRNGLNSRDIQWFMTGKNKQQSWQDNSSKQTIISEKDVPLNQAITSESNAIYEKLETNLFPESMHLSFKDECGEYPTASSYAVWKVVKESENCTTPTNILIYNHHHSINHSLILIRKSV, encoded by the coding sequence ATGCAGCCAGTCTATATCCAACGCATCGCCTCGATTCATCCTCAAGGAAAACGGGATGACAGCCGTCCTTATCTCCAAGCCTGTGAGCCTGATTATAAGAATATCATTACCAATCCGACCTTACGCAGACGCATGAGCCGTATCGTAAAAATGGGGGTAGCCTGTGGATTAGAATGTATAGGCGGACTGCCGCCCGAAGAGATACAGGGAATTATCACAGCCACAGGACTAGGCTGCCTGGTCGATACAGAAAAGTTTCTGAACACACTGATAGACAATGAAGAACGGATGCTGAACCCTACCCCCTTCATCCAGTCGACATTCAACACAATCGGTGCGCAAATCGCCCTGATACGTGGGATACATGCCTACAACATGACTTATGTACACCGTGGTCTAAGTTTCGAAAGTGCTTTGCTGGATGCCATGATGAAGATTTGGGAAGGAAGCGGGCATATACTGGTAGGAGCCATGGACGAAATGACGGATACCAGTCACGCCATCCAACAGCGACTGGGGATACTAAAAGGAATAGAAGCCGGAGAAGGCGCGCAGTTTTTCCTGTTGAGCCGGGAAGCCGGAGAACACCCGCTTGCTGAAATAAAAGGGATAGAAACTTTCGCCGGGCAGCAAACGACAGAAGAAATCCAAAACCGGATTATGCGTTTTCTGCAACGGAATGGATTAAATAGCCGGGATATTCAGTGGTTTATGACCGGAAAGAATAAGCAGCAATCCTGGCAGGATAATTCTTCGAAGCAGACAATCATATCTGAAAAAGATGTGCCATTGAATCAAGCAATCACCTCTGAAAGTAATGCCATTTATGAGAAACTCGAAACAAACCTCTTTCCGGAAAGTATGCATCTCAGCTTCAAAGACGAATGTGGCGAGTATCCTACCGCCTCATCGTATGCAGTATGGAAAGTAGTGAAAGAATCGGAGAACTGCACTACTCCTACGAATATACTGATTTATAATCATCACCACTCCATCAATCATTCTTTGATTCTAATCCGGAAAAGCGTATGA
- a CDS encoding beta-ketoacyl-[acyl-carrier-protein] synthase family protein, whose protein sequence is MKIYVTGLGVVSGIGIGVSENIKALRQGKHGIGKVTLFPTALDVPVSEVKHSNEELKQLLGISPQRTVSRTALLGMVAAKEALEDAGLNQRTSRYAQQPSQHIQQPSQQDSQQTQQDSQPLRIGFISATSVGGMDLSEHFYESFKENPERGRLREVISHDCGASTELIASYLGINDFITTISTACSSAANAIMLGARMIKHGLLDAVVVGGTDALCRFTLNGFNSLMILDKAHCRPFDRSRTGLNLGEGAGYLVLQPESSLRRTPYCELSGYANTNEAYHQTGSSPEGDGAFLSMSEAIASSGISPEEIDYINVHGTGTPGNDASEGMALRRIFGEHVPPFSSVKAFIGHTLGASEGIEAVYSVLSLYKGMTYPNLNFTDAMPETGLIPETTFREGIPVRHVLSNSFGFGGNDSSLLFSATTIPQGTNL, encoded by the coding sequence ATGAAGATTTACGTCACCGGATTGGGAGTTGTTTCGGGCATCGGCATCGGAGTTTCCGAAAACATAAAGGCTTTGAGACAAGGGAAACATGGTATCGGAAAAGTAACTCTTTTCCCGACTGCCCTCGACGTGCCCGTATCCGAAGTGAAGCATAGCAATGAGGAACTGAAACAATTGCTCGGCATCTCTCCGCAACGGACTGTCTCACGCACAGCATTGTTGGGAATGGTGGCGGCTAAAGAAGCGTTGGAAGATGCAGGACTGAATCAGAGAACATCACGGTATGCGCAGCAACCGTCACAACATATACAGCAACCGTCACAGCAGGACTCTCAACAGACACAGCAGGATTCTCAACCGTTACGTATCGGTTTTATTTCTGCAACTTCCGTCGGCGGCATGGATTTAAGCGAGCATTTCTATGAATCATTCAAAGAGAATCCTGAACGGGGACGACTGCGTGAAGTCATCTCCCACGACTGCGGAGCCAGTACGGAACTGATTGCTTCCTACTTGGGCATCAACGATTTCATAACAACCATCAGTACCGCCTGTTCGTCAGCCGCCAACGCTATCATGCTGGGAGCAAGGATGATTAAACACGGGTTATTGGATGCCGTTGTTGTCGGGGGGACGGATGCGCTTTGCCGGTTCACACTGAACGGTTTCAACTCTCTTATGATTTTGGATAAGGCACATTGCCGTCCCTTTGACCGTTCGCGTACGGGACTCAACCTCGGAGAAGGGGCAGGTTACTTAGTGCTTCAACCGGAAAGCTCACTCCGGCGAACTCCTTATTGCGAACTTAGCGGTTACGCTAATACAAACGAAGCCTACCACCAGACGGGAAGTTCTCCAGAAGGAGACGGCGCCTTTCTATCAATGAGCGAAGCAATCGCTTCAAGCGGTATTTCTCCCGAAGAAATAGACTATATCAATGTGCACGGCACAGGCACTCCCGGCAACGACGCATCGGAAGGAATGGCATTACGGAGAATCTTCGGAGAGCACGTTCCGCCGTTCAGTTCGGTGAAAGCCTTTATCGGACATACTTTAGGAGCTTCCGAAGGGATTGAAGCGGTATATTCCGTTCTTTCCTTATATAAAGGTATGACTTACCCGAATCTGAACTTCACGGACGCGATGCCCGAAACGGGACTGATACCGGAAACGACTTTCCGGGAAGGAATCCCCGTACGCCATGTATTATCCAACTCTTTCGGTTTCGGTGGGAACGATTCATCGCTTCTCTTTTCTGCAACTACTATTCCGCAAGGAACGAACCTTTAA
- a CDS encoding phosphopantetheine-binding protein gives MDNSNQTSRELMDEVKGKLIEELNLEEITPEDIDDEAPLFGDEGLGLDSIDALEIILILEREYGIKIENPGEGKQIFYSVRTLSDYIAANRKA, from the coding sequence ATGGATAATTCAAATCAAACCTCAAGAGAACTGATGGACGAAGTGAAAGGTAAACTCATCGAAGAGTTGAACCTGGAAGAAATCACTCCAGAAGATATAGACGACGAAGCACCCTTGTTCGGGGATGAAGGCCTCGGTCTTGACTCTATCGACGCCCTCGAAATCATACTGATTCTGGAACGTGAATATGGCATTAAAATAGAAAATCCGGGTGAAGGAAAACAAATCTTCTACTCGGTGCGCACATTGTCTGACTACATTGCAGCCAATCGTAAAGCCTGA